In the Bacillus shivajii genome, one interval contains:
- a CDS encoding proline racemase family protein, which translates to MIFSNMVQTIETHTFGEPTRIINGGLLKVKGETVAEQRDYMAENYDWLRRSVIQEPRGHRDMFGAVLLPPTKEGIDFGVIFMDNTNFLNMCGHATIGVSTAIVEMGMVEATEPETKLVLETPAGIVYPTVKIENNRVTAVTFENVPGFLEHRDVVIDLEGIGEIKTDISFGGNYFAWVNADEIGEEIHVSNGTRLKELAARIKEKVNQKVSVKHPTKPYIDKIDIVTFYSKPTIPEATYKNVHIFSDRQADRSPGGTGTTAMVARMVGRGEMDFGEEVVCEGFVGGTFTGKAVRRERLGDMDAVVTEITGTAFVSGFQNILIDPNDPFKHGFKVD; encoded by the coding sequence ATGATTTTTTCCAATATGGTACAAACAATTGAAACGCACACATTTGGAGAACCTACTAGAATTATTAATGGAGGGCTACTAAAGGTTAAAGGTGAGACAGTGGCAGAACAAAGAGACTATATGGCAGAAAACTATGATTGGTTAAGACGATCCGTAATACAGGAACCAAGAGGGCATCGTGATATGTTCGGTGCTGTACTTCTCCCTCCAACGAAGGAAGGAATTGATTTTGGTGTGATCTTCATGGATAACACTAATTTTCTAAATATGTGTGGGCATGCTACTATTGGAGTTTCAACTGCAATAGTAGAGATGGGAATGGTAGAGGCAACTGAACCAGAAACAAAGCTTGTGTTGGAAACCCCAGCGGGAATAGTATATCCAACAGTAAAAATTGAGAACAATCGGGTAACAGCTGTAACTTTTGAAAATGTACCTGGTTTTTTGGAGCACAGAGATGTAGTCATTGATTTGGAAGGTATCGGTGAAATTAAGACTGATATTAGTTTTGGTGGAAATTACTTTGCGTGGGTAAATGCAGACGAAATCGGAGAAGAGATCCACGTCTCAAATGGTACTCGATTAAAAGAACTAGCTGCACGTATCAAAGAGAAAGTTAACCAAAAAGTTAGTGTTAAACATCCTACAAAACCATATATTGATAAAATTGATATTGTAACATTTTATAGTAAACCAACAATTCCAGAAGCTACTTATAAAAACGTACACATTTTTAGTGATCGACAAGCTGATCGTTCTCCAGGAGGTACTGGTACTACCGCTATGGTAGCTAGAATGGTAGGAAGAGGAGAGATGGATTTTGGAGAAGAGGTTGTTTGTGAAGGTTTCGTAGGAGGTACCTTTACTGGAAAGGCTGTCAGGAGGGAAAGGTTAGGGGATATGGATGCGGTAGTGACTGAAATTACGGGTACTGCGTTTGTATCAGGATTCCAAAATATCTTGATTGATCCAAATGATCCGTTTAAACATGGATTTAAAGTCGATTGA
- a CDS encoding TRAP transporter large permease gives MTPALMLLIILLMLALGVPIAFALGVTAVAFLLLLTDLPMSLIVQQLYQGTNSFPLLAIPLFILAGSLMNYSGMSKRLINFALSIVGMVRGGLAFVNVIASVFFGAITGTAAAASAAVGQIMIPIMNKKGYAPGFSAATTSAGSSLGILIPPSVPMILYGSISGISVANLFLTGIPIGLMIAFGYLIVAYFVSLKQDYVVEEQPFSLRNFYKTFLDAIPALLVPAIILGGIMTGVVTPTESAALAVLCGLVAGFIYKELTFKKLMNALEDSVRNTALVMFIVATATILGFSFSSLGIGQQMMGPFMAFSDNPIMIMLMASLILFIGGLIFDGTVMVVVLVPLFLPLVQATAIDPLQFAMVVIIVWGIGQQTPPVASGLYITTAIAKVNMLKASKYNIWYISVLIVALIGMIFYPDVMLYFPRLLVQ, from the coding sequence ATGACCCCAGCATTAATGTTATTGATTATTTTGTTGATGCTTGCATTGGGTGTTCCGATCGCTTTTGCCCTTGGGGTTACCGCCGTTGCCTTCTTACTTTTACTAACTGATTTACCAATGAGCTTAATCGTTCAACAACTCTACCAAGGAACTAATAGCTTCCCTTTACTGGCGATACCTTTATTTATTTTAGCTGGATCATTGATGAATTACAGTGGAATGTCCAAACGGTTAATTAATTTCGCATTATCAATTGTTGGAATGGTTAGAGGTGGACTCGCTTTTGTTAATGTGATAGCCTCGGTATTTTTTGGAGCTATAACAGGTACTGCTGCAGCAGCAAGTGCTGCAGTGGGGCAAATTATGATACCTATAATGAATAAAAAAGGTTATGCCCCAGGCTTTTCAGCAGCTACAACTTCGGCAGGGTCTTCATTAGGAATCCTTATTCCGCCAAGTGTTCCAATGATACTTTATGGATCTATTTCTGGAATTTCCGTAGCCAATCTCTTTTTGACTGGAATTCCAATCGGATTAATGATTGCTTTTGGATATCTGATAGTTGCATATTTCGTTTCTTTAAAACAGGATTATGTAGTTGAAGAACAACCTTTCAGCTTAAGAAATTTTTATAAGACCTTTTTAGATGCCATACCAGCTTTACTAGTCCCAGCTATTATTCTAGGTGGAATCATGACGGGGGTTGTTACACCGACCGAATCAGCGGCATTAGCGGTATTATGTGGCTTAGTTGCAGGGTTCATATATAAAGAACTAACCTTCAAAAAGTTAATGAATGCACTAGAGGATAGTGTTCGTAATACAGCGCTTGTTATGTTTATAGTAGCAACCGCTACGATATTAGGTTTCTCATTTTCTTCCTTGGGAATCGGCCAACAGATGATGGGACCATTTATGGCTTTTTCTGATAATCCAATTATGATAATGCTTATGGCCAGCCTTATTTTATTTATAGGAGGATTAATCTTTGATGGTACTGTTATGGTGGTAGTATTGGTTCCGTTATTTCTACCTTTAGTTCAAGCCACTGCAATTGATCCTTTACAATTTGCAATGGTAGTAATTATCGTGTGGGGAATTGGCCAACAAACACCTCCAGTTGCTAGTGGGTTATATATTACAACTGCCATCGCTAAAGTAAATATGTTAAAAGCTAGTAAATACAATATTTGGTACATTTCTGTATTAATCGTTGCTCTTATTGGTATGATTTTCTATCCAGACGTCATGCTTTACTTTCCAAGATTATTAGTACAATAA
- a CDS encoding TRAP transporter small permease, translated as MKTIHRSVFLVIKYVNNTVLFSMFVILLIQVIFRRALGSPLPWPEEMALLTMIWITFLGAYQCTFEDKHLKMSFLEDKLSPILKPFLLIVSKGIVLTFLAITNVWAYPFIQTAGKTTLPITGLPMWVPYGMIWLAFILMFIEVLIQLIKEIYELTLKIRNRKISDEPSKEGE; from the coding sequence ATGAAAACTATTCACCGCTCTGTATTTCTAGTAATTAAATATGTAAACAATACTGTTCTGTTCAGTATGTTTGTTATTCTTCTAATTCAGGTTATATTTCGAAGGGCTCTTGGTAGCCCTTTGCCATGGCCTGAAGAGATGGCACTTTTGACAATGATATGGATAACTTTTTTAGGAGCGTACCAATGTACATTCGAAGATAAACATTTAAAAATGTCATTTTTAGAAGATAAGCTTTCTCCAATACTTAAACCCTTTCTTCTTATTGTTTCAAAGGGAATTGTGTTAACATTCCTGGCTATTACAAATGTATGGGCGTATCCATTTATCCAGACTGCAGGGAAAACAACCCTCCCTATAACAGGACTACCAATGTGGGTTCCCTATGGTATGATATGGCTCGCTTTTATACTTATGTTTATTGAAGTTCTCATTCAACTAATAAAGGAAATCTATGAGCTCACATTAAAAATAAGAAATAGAAAAATAAGTGATGAACCAAGTAAGGAGGGAGAGTAA
- a CDS encoding DctP family TRAP transporter solute-binding subunit translates to MIKQNVILSFSFFLLFILLLGCTSSEEGSTNVETDPITLSFAYELPTDHPWGIGAEEFKEIVERETEGAITIAIHGGGALGGSGAEIQEGTELGTIDIGISSTPLAQINPYVEIFSLPYIFTDRENAWDVMDGEIGEQVGGYLEDNNLKHLAFWEDGFRQVTNSTRQITSPEDFDGLSVRVPESTVRIETFEALGANPLPMSFSEVFTALQQGAIDGQENPLSVVESSSFYDVQEYLTITNHVYSPASLFINYDKWDSLTEEQQSILVEAAEAGRDTNRELNAEQDESLIADFQERGMDVHVIEDIVPFQELTQSVWTNVTEELGEEAQEIIDDILETQQ, encoded by the coding sequence ATGATTAAACAGAACGTTATTCTTAGTTTTTCGTTTTTTCTCTTGTTCATTCTTCTTTTGGGGTGTACTTCTTCTGAAGAAGGGAGTACGAATGTAGAAACTGACCCAATTACTTTAAGTTTTGCTTATGAACTTCCTACAGATCACCCTTGGGGAATAGGTGCTGAAGAGTTCAAGGAAATAGTCGAAAGGGAGACTGAAGGTGCAATTACAATCGCGATTCATGGTGGTGGAGCCCTTGGAGGATCTGGCGCGGAGATTCAGGAAGGTACTGAACTAGGGACAATTGACATTGGGATTTCATCTACACCGTTAGCACAAATAAATCCATATGTAGAAATATTCTCTCTCCCATATATATTTACTGACAGAGAAAACGCCTGGGATGTTATGGACGGTGAAATTGGTGAACAAGTTGGTGGGTATTTAGAAGATAATAATCTTAAACACTTAGCTTTTTGGGAAGATGGATTTAGACAAGTAACAAATAGTACTAGGCAGATTACTTCACCAGAAGACTTTGATGGCCTAAGTGTACGAGTACCTGAAAGTACTGTTAGGATAGAAACATTTGAAGCATTAGGGGCTAATCCGTTACCAATGTCATTTTCAGAAGTTTTCACAGCATTACAACAAGGAGCTATAGACGGACAAGAAAATCCATTATCGGTTGTGGAAAGTTCATCATTTTATGATGTTCAAGAATATTTAACTATAACTAACCATGTGTATTCTCCAGCTTCTTTATTCATTAATTATGACAAGTGGGACAGTTTAACTGAGGAACAGCAAAGTATTTTAGTTGAGGCTGCAGAAGCAGGGAGAGATACTAATAGGGAATTGAATGCAGAACAAGATGAAAGTTTGATCGCTGATTTTCAAGAAAGGGGAATGGATGTACACGTAATTGAAGATATTGTGCCTTTCCAAGAATTGACTCAATCTGTTTGGACAAATGTAACAGAGGAGTTAGGTGAAGAGGCCCAGGAGATTATTGATGACATTCTCGAAACTCAGCAGTAA
- a CDS encoding GntR family transcriptional regulator → MKKIETLSIRETIFKQLRGMILKNELRPGDKLSEAELAERLGVSRTPIREALHKLELEDLIEIQPRRYCQVKGITKESINEINLIRAQLEPLVARDAVDHLTDDELNYIKEVLDRSVNYFEQGDVYSLIEAHDEFHSTILKASKLKRIVKLLENLHDYIISFRYSFMSRPDLVKRSIYEHQDIFEALEKRDSDKVEELFRIHLEGVLDYESVVLEDM, encoded by the coding sequence TTGAAAAAAATAGAAACATTATCCATTCGTGAAACTATTTTCAAACAACTTAGAGGAATGATTTTAAAAAATGAACTGAGGCCTGGTGATAAACTTAGCGAAGCTGAATTAGCTGAGCGACTGGGTGTTAGTAGAACTCCAATAAGAGAAGCATTACACAAATTAGAATTGGAAGATTTAATTGAAATTCAACCCAGAAGATACTGTCAGGTAAAAGGGATTACTAAGGAATCTATTAATGAAATAAATTTGATAAGGGCTCAACTTGAACCGCTTGTGGCAAGAGATGCTGTAGACCATTTAACTGATGATGAATTGAATTATATAAAAGAAGTTTTAGATCGGTCCGTAAATTACTTTGAACAAGGTGATGTTTATAGCTTAATAGAAGCGCATGATGAATTTCATTCCACGATATTAAAAGCTTCGAAACTAAAAAGGATTGTTAAATTACTCGAGAATTTGCATGATTATATTATTTCATTTCGTTACTCTTTTATGTCCCGTCCGGACTTGGTAAAGCGGTCTATTTATGAACATCAAGATATTTTTGAAGCATTAGAAAAACGAGATAGTGATAAAGTAGAAGAACTCTTTAGAATTCACCTGGAAGGTGTACTAGATTATGAAAGCGTTGTCTTAGAAGATATGTAA
- a CDS encoding SHOCT domain-containing protein — protein MFEFLLFIFIIGAIWFFIKKRKNSSNSSASTSNTGTTKPCIKEFQGKVATVRLYESKIEIYKRGLAKSVMGQSDITLPLRSISAVNFKKGSAWEGTGYIRFLVGSSDRNTDGIYSSYLNAASDENTVAFAKNKNEEALEFKNIIEDQIEKVLSSNNGNTINELSNADEIKKFKELLDQGIISDDEYNKKKQELLGYSKRA, from the coding sequence ATGTTTGAGTTTTTATTGTTTATTTTCATTATTGGGGCTATATGGTTTTTTATAAAAAAGCGTAAAAATTCATCAAACTCTTCAGCTAGTACGTCTAATACTGGAACGACAAAACCATGTATTAAAGAGTTTCAAGGAAAAGTTGCTACAGTTAGGCTATATGAATCAAAAATTGAAATTTATAAACGTGGACTTGCAAAGTCTGTAATGGGTCAATCAGATATTACGCTTCCTTTAAGGTCTATTTCGGCAGTTAATTTTAAAAAGGGAAGTGCATGGGAAGGTACTGGCTATATCAGGTTTTTAGTTGGGAGCAGTGACCGTAACACAGATGGGATATATTCAAGCTATTTAAATGCTGCTTCTGATGAAAATACCGTTGCTTTTGCAAAAAATAAAAATGAAGAAGCTTTAGAGTTTAAAAATATAATAGAAGATCAAATAGAGAAAGTTTTAAGTTCTAATAATGGTAATACAATAAATGAGCTATCAAATGCAGATGAAATCAAAAAATTTAAAGAATTATTAGACCAGGGGATCATTTCAGACGACGAATATAATAAGAAGAAACAAGAACTATTGGGTTATAGCAAGCGTGCCTGA